The following proteins come from a genomic window of Palaemon carinicauda isolate YSFRI2023 chromosome 12, ASM3689809v2, whole genome shotgun sequence:
- the LOC137650433 gene encoding uncharacterized protein, translated as MSVELKTRKYIRGQVTRLFNEHDKFMRMNKTELKAVQIKLVSYSDQLNSLNTVIHKSLYGDGTNEEEFLLELQSCDDYSDKLNTCFAVLQLMDSKPEAKDSETARSLLKSPVVPLPVYASTESENVEKFLVEFESAIATYSYTERDKLLLLKQQVSGRASILLENLEISKQTYTDAKKLLKEALASRSLQKFNVIKQLSEMKLEYGTDPFSYIGKITNVTETFSTLEIKVDDILQYFIWQGMNDSFKAQLINVTNHVRPSLKEIKENNFEASERYMDVTRKFNERRRLGGKSSTSLAVNVKYEDNETNRISTADAASPRKRCTLCQENHATHKCIKYKEPEYKLRRLEELNGCKKCANIGHTTDKCKFKFFKKCYFCKGWHFSFLCDHQGEKSHDEKLQMNARGSKEVKAGNSKHRETSSDVMIITKALHTTDGASVLPTFTCEMLNGALVRGLKDCGCQTSFVTEKLASDNRLKVLEDNVSLTVNGFNSSEKYKSKIVELKCNFNDKACVIHALCVPSIDINLSLPGISEVARAFAKKGFKLADKYLTDGSDKIKDIDLILGTNDAHCLLDFSVKFGNDHPSVYLGSAAGVMLMGNVKIMQQNLPYLSKDFSCSWCSEHSRSVADYEETCELNGNKSPVFDGIDECCKYIGFGSSMGEPSGLSLECEVEVQANFAILNEKGMIEESELRRATEEMLRSVYEKSIYEPDPEDGNLMSDCNANLIKFTLDNARRNEEGRLEMPLLWNEKSCHLLGRNFNLAKAVLRSNTRKLQRNKANSELMNENFKEQAKLGIIERVPNLERYMDEHPECSFLAHMGVFRLDRETTKCRVVFLSNVCEPSRSSVMTVNHNQAMYAGPSLNQKITSAMLHLRFGSKLLIFDIKKAFNQIALSELDQQKLLFLWYKNVKKGDFSIVAYKNVRLPFGLRCSPTILMLALFKILVLDSKNDNPRLRNAKWIMYQLFYMDNGGFTCESSETLNWIYEILQGIFGPYKFELQQRFSNDSTLQDKIDGENMQSDVGCKKSEMEVKLLGMIWNRGSDTISTRKLCLDEKANTKREILQSIASNYDVFNINGPLLNRARLFMQDLQCERTLGWDTQLRDFQQKEWKNIANQVNSAPVFELQRCVGERTDEYKLEAYVDASKRVYGVVVYLYNIRSGERSFVLAKNRLIGSKLHEKSIPSLELQAICLGTEVLLDTYNELGGTQCLVPIKIVDLGLFSDSFVALSWLKSFSHKFDKMQKRSVFVMNKLNHITKLCEGRSVGFSFVSGMDNPADKITRCLSFKSLMKSNYHKGPNIRDLDQASRSDILGFKVPMVENLETIEAYSASTSIKESQTVKLEHLIPLDRYSNMNKLISIHAKVLECWDRWKGFINKSHGFDKKDFRSKALTQIISRDQQINFPDVIDYLSNNSETKMAMPNLISQLNLYPDTHNLIRVNCKFNEKRSVTNQTYPILLSRESTLTKLIILDEHLLLKHAGCYALLTELRRKFWIPKFFSTVKMILKECVTRER; from the exons atgagtGTAGAATTAAAGACTCGTAAATATATTCGTGGCCAAGTAACGCGGTTGTTTAATGAACATGATAAATTCATGCGTATGAATAAAACTGAGTTGAAGGCTGTTCAAATCAAATTGGTATCGTACAGTGATCAGTTGAACAGTCTTAATACTGTAATCCATAAGTCTTTGTATGGAGACGGGACAAATGAAGAGGAGTTCTTATTAGAATTGCAGTCTTGTGATGATTACTCAGATAAATTAAATACCTGTTTTGCTGTTTTACAATTGATGGATTCTAAGCCTGAGGCCAAGGATTCTGAAACCGCAAGAAGTCTCTTGAAGAGTCCTGTAGTTCCACTTCCGGTTTACGCTAGCACCGaaagtgaaaatgttgaaaaatttcttgTTGAGTTTGAATCGGCTATTGCCACATATTCGTACACTGAGAGAGATAAACTATTACTTCTCAAGCAACAGGTATCAGGCAGAGCCTCAATTTTACTCGAGAATCTTGAAATTTCAAAGCAGACCTATACTGATGCTAAGAAATTGCTTAAAGAAGCACTGGCTTCTCGTTCGCTTCAGAAATTCAATGTAATTAAGCAATTAAGTGAAATGAAGCTTGAGTATGGCACTGATCCTTTTTCCTATATTGGAAAAATTACTAATGTAACTGAAACTTTTTCTACATTGGAAatcaaagtagatgatattttgcaGTATTTCATCTGGCAAGGCATGAATGACTCCTTTAAAGCTCAGCTAATAAATGTGACTAATCATGTACGTCCATCACTTAAGGAGATAAAGGAAAATAACTTTGAAGCATCTGAACGTTATATGGACGTCACAAGGAAGTTTAATGAAAGGAGGAGACTAGGAGGAAAATCTTCTACATCACTTGCAGTTAATGTTAAATATGAGGATAATGAAACTAACAGAATTAGTACTGCTGACGCCGCTTCTCCGAGGAAAAGGTGCACTCTTTGCCAGGAAAACCATGCAACACATaagtgtataaaatataaagaacctgAGTATAAGCTGAGACGCTTAGAAGAACTTAATGGTTGCAAGAAATGTGCTAACATTGGACATACCACTGACAAATGCAAGTTTAAATTctttaagaaatgctatttttgtaagggttggcatttttcatttttgtgtgaTCATCAAGGTGAAAAATCTCATGATGAAAAACTACAAATGAATGCGAGAGGTAGCAAGGAAGTAAAAGCAGGTAATTCAAAACACAGGGAAACCTCAAGTGATGTAATGATTATAACTAAGGCTTTGCATACCACTGATGGCGCCTCTGTTTTGCCAACTTTTacctgtgaaatgttgaatggagcCCTTGTTAGAGGTTTGAAGGACTGTGGCTGTCAGACCAGTTTTGTAACTGAAAAACTTGCAAGTGATAATAGGTTGAAAGTGTTAgaagataatgtctctttaacagtCAATGGTTTTAATTCAAGTGAGAAGTATAAATCCAAGATAGTTGAATTAAAGTGCAACTTTAATGATAAGGCATGTGTAATACATGCATTGTGTGTACCAAGCATAGATATAAATTTGTCATTGCCAGGAATTTCAGAAGTGgccagggcctttgccaaaaaaggcttcaaattagctgataaatatttgactgatggtagtgataaaataaaggatattgacTTGATACTCGGTACAAATGATGCCCATTGTTTATtagatttttcagtaaaatttgGCAATGATCACCCATCTGTTTATTTGGGATCAGCTGCAGGAGTGATGTTAATGGGTAATGTCAAGATTATGCAACAGAATCTACCTTAtctttcaaaggatttttcttgttcttggtgtTCGGAGCACTCTCGCTCGGTTGCCGATTATGAGGAAACATGTGAGTTAAATGGAAACAAATCCCCTGTATTTGATGGCATAGATGAATGCTGCAAGTATATTGGATTTGGAAGTTCTATGGGTGAGCCAAGTGGCTTAAGTTTGGAATGCGAGGTGGAGGTTCAAGCTAACTTCgctattttaaatgaaaaaggtaTGATTGAAGAATCAGAGCTGAGACGTGCAACTGAGGAGATGCTGCGATCTGTGTATGAGAAATCTATTTATGAACCAGACCCTGAAGATGGAAACTTGATGTCAGATtgtaatgcaaatttgattaagtttacccTTGATAACGCAAGAAGAAACGAGGAAGGAAGGCTAGAGATGCCTCTTCTATGGAATGAAAAGAGCTGTCATTTGCTTGGACGGAATTTCAACCTTGCAAAGGCTGTATTGAGGTCCAACACGAGAAAATTACAAAGGAACAAGGCAAATTCGGaacttatgaatgaaaattttaaagaacaagCAAAACTTGGAATAATTGAAAGAGTACCAAATCTAGAAAGGTACATGGATGAGCATCCTGAGTGCAGTTTTTTAGCACACATGGGAGTTTTTAGACTAGATCGGGAAACAACAAAATGCAGAGTTGTTTTCCTGTCCAATGTTTGTGAACCTAGCAGGTCCAGTGTGATGACGGTCAATCATAATCAGGCTATGTATGCTGGCCCATCACTCAATCAAAAGATAACGTCTGCAATGCTTCATTTGAGATTTGGATCTAAATTACTCATCTTCGATATTAAGAAAGCATTCAATCAAATAGCACTCAGTGAGCTTGATCAACAGAAGTTACTCTTTTTGTGGTATAAGAATGTTAAGAAAGGGGATTTCTCTATAGTTGCCTACAAAAATGTTCGTCTTCCTTTTGGACTTCGATGCAGTCCTACAATTTTGATGTTGgctcttttcaaaattttagtaCTGGATAGCAAGAATGATAATCCTAGACTAAGAAATGCAAAATGGATAATGTATCAGCTCTtctatatggataatggtggaTTTACTTGTGAATCATCTGAAACCTTGAATTGGATATATGAGATTTTACAGGGTATTTTTGGTCCTTACAAATTTGAACTACAACAGAGGTTTTCTAATGATTCTACACTACAAGATAAAATTGATGGAGAAAATATGCAATCGGATGTAGGATGCAAGAAATCTGAGATGGAGGTGAAATTACTTGGGATGATCTGGAATCGAGGGAGTGATACAATTTCAACCAGGAAATTGTGCCTTGATGAAAAGGCTAATACAAAAAGGGAAATTTTGCAATCCATTGCATCTAATTATGATGTTTTCAACATAAATGGTCCTCTTCTTAACAGAGCTAGACTTTTTATGCAGGACTTGCAATGTGAGAGGACGCTTGGATGGGATACACAACTTAGAGACTTTCAAcaaaaggaatggaaaaatattgcaaaCCAAGTAAATTCTGCTCCTGTTTTTGAGCTTCAGAGATGTGTTGGTGAAAGGACAGATGAATATAAACTTGAGGCTTATGTTGATGCTAGCAAAAGAGTTTATGGAGTTgttgtatatttatacaatataagaagtgGTGAAAGAAGCTTTGTATTAGCGAAAAACAGACTCATTGGATCCAAATTGCATGAAAAGTCCATTCCTTCACTCGAATTACAGGCTATATGTTTGGGTACAGAGGTTTTGTTGGATACCTATAATGAACTGGGTGGCACACAGTGCCTGGTGCCCATCAAAATAGTTGACTTGGGGCTATTCTCAGATAGTTTTGTTGCCCTGTCGTGGCTTAAGTCCTTTTCTCATAAGTTTGATAAAATGCAGAAAAGGTCAGTGTTCGTAATGAACAAACTGAATCATATAACAAAGCTATGTGAGGGGAGAAGTGTTGGATTCTCCTTCGTGAGTGGAATGGACAACCCAGCTGACAAAATTACACGATGTCTGTCATTCAAAAGCTTAATGAAGTCTAATTACCATAAGGGTCCCAATATACGTGATCTCGATCAAGCTAGTAGAAGTGACATTTTAGGTTTCAAGGTACCAATGGTCGAGAATTTagaaaccattgaggcatataGTGCATCAACCAGTATAAAAGAAAGCCAAACTGTAAAACTAGAGCACTTAATACCTctagatagatattcaaatatgaataagtTGATATCTATACATGCGAAAGTTCTGGAATGCTGGGATCGATGGAAAGGGTTTATAAACAAGTCACATGGCTTTGATAAGAAGGACTTCCGCTCTAAGGCTTTGACTCAAATCATCTCTAGGGATCAACAAATAAATTTTCCAGATGTTATTGACTATTTAAGTAATAACTCTGAAACCAAGATGGCTATGCCTAATTTGATATCACAATTGAATTTGTATCCAGACACTCATAATTTAATAAGAGTGAATTGTAAATTTAATGAGAAGCGCAGTGTAACTAACCAAACTTATCCTATTCTTTTATCAAGAGAGAGTACTCTAACAAAACTTATTATATTGGATGAACATTTGCTTTTGAAACATGCTGGTTGCTATGCCCTTTTGACAGAATTACGTAGGAAATTCTGGATACCAAAATTCTTCTCAACAGTTAAAATGATTCTGAAGGAATGTGTT ACAAGGGAAAGATAA
- the LOC137651254 gene encoding uncharacterized protein, translating into MFTRAVNLKICMDMTVEEFLRALSLHSFEYGVPRFIVSDLGTQIVAGANIVQDFLKDAETVQYLTDNNVEKVHFQQYYKGCSQLGGLVESVVKMTKHMIRKSIRNNVIEFRDFEYIVCHAVHLINRRPIAFKEALRDCSNNVPTPITPEELIHGYSLVSLNIVPALQADPDSDEDFQVAFDVVHKIKTSYEKLKQIRTNLLEIYHREFMNTLIKQATDKKDRYAPVNHKQISIGDIVLIKDDGYKPVNYPMGIVKEVFKNINGEVTAAKVLKGKINEITKRHVTSLIPLLRKESDEDAVASDDDDEDAVASKEEIPGMDVSRKRPQRKAAEISRQKFKTILNDEISD; encoded by the coding sequence ATGTTCACACGAGCAGTTAATCTTAAGATCTGTATGGATATGACAGTTGAAGAGTTTTTGCGTGCTTTGTCACTGCATTCTTTTGAATATGGAGTCCCTCGGTTTATAGTAAGTGATTTGGGTACGCAAATAGTGGCAGGAGCCAATATTGTTCAGGATTTCCTGAAGGATGCCGAGACTGTTCAGTATTTAACTGATAATAATGTTGAGAAAGTCCATTTTCAACAGTACTATAAGGGCTGCAGTCAGCTTGGAGGATTGGTTGAGAGCGTAGTCAAAATGACCAAGCATATGATACGGAAGTCAATCAGAAATAATGTCATTGAATTTAGGGATTTTGAATATATTGTTTGTCATGCTGTACATTTGATCAATAGAAGGCCGATTGCATTTAAAGAAGCCTTAAGAGATTGTTCTAATAATGTACCAACCCCTATAACGCCAGAGGAACTTATTCATGGATATTCCTTGGTCTCTTTGAATATTGTTCCCGCATTACAAGCTGACCCTGATTCTGATGAGGATTTTCAGGTTGCCTTTGATGTTGTacataaaattaaaacatcttATGAGAAGCTGAAACAAATCAGAACTAACTTGCTGGAAATCTATCATCGGGAATTCATGAACACTTTAATTAAACAAGCTACTGATAAGAAGGATAGATATGCTCCTGTAAACCATAAACAAATCAGTATCGGCGATATTGTGCTGATTAAGGATGATGGATATAAACCTGTTAATTATCCTATGGGAATTGtcaaagaagttttcaagaatatcaacGGAGAGGTAACTGCTGCGAAAGTTCTGAAGggtaaaatcaatgaaataactAAAAGGCATGTTACTTCTTTAATACCACTCTTAAGGAAGGAGTCTGATGAGGATGCTGTAgcatcagatgatgatgatgaggatgctgtagcatcgaaagaagagattccaggcatggacgtttctagAAAACGTCCACA